A genome region from Sardina pilchardus chromosome 22, fSarPil1.1, whole genome shotgun sequence includes the following:
- the LOC134069895 gene encoding protein phosphatase 1 regulatory subunit 3C-B-like isoform X2 — protein sequence MPSPIMPVDVAMRICLAQSPPVCSFLGSYEARNLVNQYKPLRPCISSKAEIEAANVGWRSPKVKRKKSVVFADTKGMSLTAIHVFKEFEDDPLADLQFELSDLENAIVGLRVEKEKSLMLDFAQPAADYLDFRNRLKKNLVSLENCVLQDKSLSGTIKVSNVSFEKSVNVRITYDSWKTYTDVPCIYMNNVYGCLDIDTFSFYIDLPSVNSSVEFCICYKTLDQEHWDNNDGKNYKLVQAEHEQDQHSCPIQAPAQEFKSKKAEMEFDQFGSPRTSSGFFPEWQSWGHIESSTPYW from the coding sequence ATGCCAAGTCCAATCATGCCCGTCGACGTGGCCATGCGGATCTGCCTGGCACAGTCGCCGCCAGTGTGCAGCTTCCTGGGATCCTACGAGGCGCGCAACCTCGTCAACCAGTACAAGCCGCTGCGCCCCTGCATAAGCTCCAAGGCCGAGATCGAAGCCGCCAACGTGGGCTGGAGGAGCCCCAAAGTCAAGCGCAAGAAGAGTGTGGTGTTTGCAGACACCAAGGGCATGTCCCTGACCGCCATCCACGTGTTCAAGGAATTCGAAGATGACCCCCTGGCGGACCTGCAGTTCGAGTTGTCCGACTTGGAGAATGCCATCGTGGGCCTGagggtggagaaagagaagagcctGATGTTGGACTTCGCCCAGCCAGCCGCAGACTACCTGGACTTCCGGAACCGACTAAAGAAGAACCTCGTCAGCCTGGAGAACTGCGTTCTCCAAGACAAGTCCCTCAGCGGCACCATCAAAGTCAGCAACGTCAGCTTCGAGAAGTCGGTCAACGTCCGGATAACGTACGACTCGTGGAAAACCTACACGGACGTTCCTTGTATCTACATGAATAACGTGTACGGCTGTCTGGACATTGATACCTTCTCGTTTTACATCGACCTGCCCAGCGTCAACAGTAGCGTGGAGTTTTGCATCTGCTACAAGACCCTGGACCAGGAGCACTGGGACAACAACGACGGCAAGAACTACAAGCTGGTCCAAGCGGAGCACGAACAGGACCAGCACTCGTGCCCCATCCAGGCGCCGGCGCAGGAGTTCAAGAGCAAGAAGGCCGAGATGGAGTTCGATCAGTTCGGGAGCCCGAGGACGTCCAGTGGTTTCTTTCCCGAGTGGCAGAGCTGGGGCCACATCGAGAGCAGCACCCCCTACTGGTGA
- the LOC134069895 gene encoding protein phosphatase 1 regulatory subunit 3C-B-like isoform X1, translating into MNCTRVLQILNPRPMPSPIMPVDVAMRICLAQSPPVCSFLGSYEARNLVNQYKPLRPCISSKAEIEAANVGWRSPKVKRKKSVVFADTKGMSLTAIHVFKEFEDDPLADLQFELSDLENAIVGLRVEKEKSLMLDFAQPAADYLDFRNRLKKNLVSLENCVLQDKSLSGTIKVSNVSFEKSVNVRITYDSWKTYTDVPCIYMNNVYGCLDIDTFSFYIDLPSVNSSVEFCICYKTLDQEHWDNNDGKNYKLVQAEHEQDQHSCPIQAPAQEFKSKKAEMEFDQFGSPRTSSGFFPEWQSWGHIESSTPYW; encoded by the exons ATGAATTGCACCAG GGTCCTGCAGATACTAAACCCCAGGCCGATGCCAAGTCCAATCATGCCCGTCGACGTGGCCATGCGGATCTGCCTGGCACAGTCGCCGCCAGTGTGCAGCTTCCTGGGATCCTACGAGGCGCGCAACCTCGTCAACCAGTACAAGCCGCTGCGCCCCTGCATAAGCTCCAAGGCCGAGATCGAAGCCGCCAACGTGGGCTGGAGGAGCCCCAAAGTCAAGCGCAAGAAGAGTGTGGTGTTTGCAGACACCAAGGGCATGTCCCTGACCGCCATCCACGTGTTCAAGGAATTCGAAGATGACCCCCTGGCGGACCTGCAGTTCGAGTTGTCCGACTTGGAGAATGCCATCGTGGGCCTGagggtggagaaagagaagagcctGATGTTGGACTTCGCCCAGCCAGCCGCAGACTACCTGGACTTCCGGAACCGACTAAAGAAGAACCTCGTCAGCCTGGAGAACTGCGTTCTCCAAGACAAGTCCCTCAGCGGCACCATCAAAGTCAGCAACGTCAGCTTCGAGAAGTCGGTCAACGTCCGGATAACGTACGACTCGTGGAAAACCTACACGGACGTTCCTTGTATCTACATGAATAACGTGTACGGCTGTCTGGACATTGATACCTTCTCGTTTTACATCGACCTGCCCAGCGTCAACAGTAGCGTGGAGTTTTGCATCTGCTACAAGACCCTGGACCAGGAGCACTGGGACAACAACGACGGCAAGAACTACAAGCTGGTCCAAGCGGAGCACGAACAGGACCAGCACTCGTGCCCCATCCAGGCGCCGGCGCAGGAGTTCAAGAGCAAGAAGGCCGAGATGGAGTTCGATCAGTTCGGGAGCCCGAGGACGTCCAGTGGTTTCTTTCCCGAGTGGCAGAGCTGGGGCCACATCGAGAGCAGCACCCCCTACTGGTGA